In Nocardioides cavernae, a single genomic region encodes these proteins:
- a CDS encoding putative bifunctional diguanylate cyclase/phosphodiesterase has product MRRRFSGTAAPGSAASDLRRGGPALAVPFGIVAALGLVTVLLPPYDRPWWVAGLAAVLLALVVVLYVVSRRQQERTWLDPLPAYLLFPYAALVNDAAGASSGGSSSGMTVLLLLPILWIAITGTPHQLWIASGLAVATLVLPVVLIGPPDYTFGDWRRALMWGAVALVIAPVLQRIVRDLERQSRRARVSNERVEKLFDDAPHGVALLDPSGSIIRVNIAMAVLVGLDPPDMVGHRLADFESPGETRIEDHLGRLMLYRGESLQSECNFRDSGGNDVSVSLSSTVVGDAQMGEIVMVNVVDISDRRRYLDRLAHLADHDVLTGLANRRRFESELDRHLDRCRRHGPTGALLLLDLDNFKQVNDTLGHNAGDQLLVTIAGLLRRSIRSTDVVARLGGDEFAVLLTDCEQSDAARVAGLVVDRIATHAATLDGVARRVTASVGAVTFRAAAEHAADVLALADMTMYDAKEAGRNQVVVLSEGDERGPRTAARLQWQSRIEAALAEDRFELHLQPIMDIASGRISSAEVLLRLRDEGELVPPSRFVYIAERVGLMPQVDAWVVDKSLELLARMRRDHDPSFEFEVNLSGHSIGNPEIEKAIVGSLAKHGVDPAALILEITETAAVADVALARTFAERMTELGCAFALDDFGAGFGSFYYLKHLFFDYVKIDGEFVAHVHESAVDRTIMRSIVGIARDLGKRTVAEFVSEPEILQVCRDEGVDFAQGYLIGKPVPFDQFVLEFMPSAVGSAPND; this is encoded by the coding sequence GTGCGACGTCGTTTCTCGGGGACAGCCGCGCCGGGGTCCGCAGCGTCCGACCTCAGGCGAGGCGGCCCTGCCCTGGCCGTGCCCTTCGGCATCGTGGCGGCGCTCGGCCTCGTCACCGTGCTCCTGCCGCCCTACGACCGGCCCTGGTGGGTGGCCGGCCTCGCAGCGGTCCTGCTGGCGCTGGTCGTCGTGCTCTACGTCGTCAGCCGCCGTCAGCAGGAACGCACCTGGCTCGATCCACTGCCCGCCTACCTGCTCTTCCCCTACGCAGCCCTGGTGAACGACGCTGCCGGTGCGAGCAGCGGCGGCTCGTCATCGGGCATGACGGTGCTGCTCCTCCTCCCGATCCTCTGGATAGCGATCACGGGCACGCCGCACCAGCTCTGGATCGCCAGCGGCCTGGCGGTCGCGACCCTCGTCCTCCCGGTGGTGCTGATCGGGCCGCCCGACTACACCTTCGGCGACTGGCGCCGGGCGCTGATGTGGGGCGCCGTCGCGCTCGTCATCGCGCCCGTCCTGCAGCGGATCGTGCGTGACCTCGAGCGGCAGAGCCGTCGCGCCCGCGTCTCCAACGAGCGGGTCGAGAAGCTCTTCGACGACGCCCCGCACGGGGTGGCCCTCCTCGACCCCTCCGGGTCCATCATCCGCGTCAACATCGCGATGGCCGTGCTCGTGGGCCTCGACCCGCCCGACATGGTGGGCCACCGCCTCGCCGACTTCGAGAGCCCGGGCGAGACCAGGATCGAGGACCACCTGGGGCGGTTGATGCTCTACCGCGGCGAGTCCCTGCAGTCGGAGTGCAACTTCCGTGACTCCGGCGGCAACGACGTCAGCGTGTCCCTGAGCAGCACCGTCGTCGGTGACGCGCAGATGGGCGAGATCGTGATGGTCAACGTCGTCGACATCTCCGACCGGCGGCGCTACCTCGACCGCCTCGCCCACCTCGCCGACCACGACGTCCTCACCGGGCTCGCCAACCGTCGCCGCTTCGAGAGCGAGCTCGACCGGCACCTCGACCGCTGCCGGCGCCACGGTCCCACCGGGGCGCTCCTGCTGCTCGACCTCGACAACTTCAAGCAGGTCAACGACACGCTCGGCCACAACGCCGGCGACCAGCTCCTCGTCACCATCGCCGGGCTGCTGCGTCGTTCGATCCGCAGCACCGACGTCGTCGCCCGCCTCGGCGGCGACGAGTTCGCCGTCCTGCTCACCGACTGCGAGCAGTCCGACGCCGCGCGGGTGGCCGGCCTCGTCGTCGACCGCATCGCCACCCACGCCGCGACCCTCGACGGGGTCGCGCGGCGCGTGACCGCCAGCGTAGGAGCGGTGACGTTCCGGGCCGCCGCCGAGCACGCCGCCGACGTGCTCGCCCTCGCCGACATGACGATGTACGACGCCAAGGAGGCCGGCCGCAACCAGGTGGTCGTGCTGTCCGAGGGCGACGAGCGCGGCCCCCGCACCGCCGCCCGGCTGCAGTGGCAGAGCCGCATCGAGGCGGCGCTCGCCGAGGACCGCTTCGAGCTGCACCTCCAGCCCATCATGGACATCGCCAGCGGTCGGATCAGCTCCGCCGAGGTGCTGCTGCGGCTGCGCGACGAGGGTGAGCTGGTCCCGCCGTCCCGGTTCGTCTACATCGCCGAGCGGGTCGGGCTGATGCCGCAGGTCGACGCCTGGGTCGTCGACAAGAGCCTCGAGCTGCTGGCCCGGATGCGCCGCGACCACGACCCGTCGTTCGAGTTCGAGGTCAACCTGTCGGGCCACTCGATCGGCAACCCTGAGATCGAGAAGGCGATCGTCGGCTCGCTGGCGAAGCACGGCGTCGACCCGGCGGCGCTCATCCTCGAGATCACCGAGACCGCGGCGGTCGCCGACGTCGCGCTGGCGAGGACGTTCGCCGAGAGGATGACCGAGCTCGGCTGCGCCTTCGCGCTCGACGACTTCGGCGCCGGGTTCGGCTCGTTCTACTACCTCAAGCACCTGTTCTTCGACTACGTGAAGATCGACGGGGAGTTCGTGGCCCACGTCCACGAGTCCGCGGTCGACCGGACGATCATGCGCTCGATCGTCGGCATCGCGCGCGACCTGGGCAAGCGGACGGTCGCCGAGTTCGTCTCCGAGCCGGAGATCCTGCAGGTGTGCCGCGACGAGGGCGTCGACTTCGCGCAGGGCTACCTGATCGGCAAACCTGTGCCTTTCGACCAGTTCGTCCTCGAATTCATGCCATCCGCAGTCGGATCGGCTCCGAACGACTGA
- a CDS encoding phosphoenolpyruvate carboxykinase (GTP), producing MTATIDTQTTPPTTHAGILAWVTEVAELTQPDAIHWCTGSDEEWAQLTASLEATGTFTRLNPDVMPNSFHAASDPTDVARVEDRTYICSVAERDAGPTNNWMEPEKMKDLMRGLYAGCMRGRTMYVIPFVMGHLEADHPMFGIEVTDSAYVTVSMRVMARMGTDVLRRIEELETAGEDPKWVPALHSVGMPLEAGQADVAWPCNDTKYIVQFPEERMIWSFGSGYGGNALLGKKCYALRIASVMARDEGWLAEHMLILKLTSPQGVTKYVAAAFPSACGKTNLAMLKPTIPGWKVEAIGDDIAWMRIGEDGRLWAVNPEFGFFGVAPGTNEHTNPHAMETIRQGNSVFTNVALTPDGNVWWEGLENTPAEATSWKGERWTPELAEETGELSSHANSRYCTPIKQCSILADEYDDPRGVPIDAILFGGRRKTTIPLVTEARDWNHGTFMGATLSSETTAAAVGAVGVVRRDPMAMLPFIGYNAGDYFGHWVGIGKDNDAAKLPKIFYVNWFRRGDDGGFLWPGFGENSRVLKWVIERIDGQAAAVETPIGHVPAPGSLDIDGLDLSEAELAQALAVDAEEWKAELPQIQEWFEKFGDDLPAVLWSELDTLKARLDA from the coding sequence ATGACCGCAACCATCGACACCCAGACGACGCCACCGACCACGCACGCAGGCATCCTGGCCTGGGTCACCGAGGTGGCCGAGCTGACCCAGCCGGACGCCATCCACTGGTGCACCGGCTCCGACGAGGAGTGGGCGCAGCTCACCGCATCCCTCGAGGCGACGGGCACGTTCACCCGGCTGAACCCCGACGTGATGCCGAACTCGTTCCACGCGGCCTCCGACCCCACCGACGTGGCCCGCGTCGAGGACCGCACCTACATCTGCTCGGTCGCCGAGCGTGACGCCGGACCCACCAACAACTGGATGGAACCGGAGAAGATGAAGGACCTCATGCGCGGGCTCTACGCCGGCTGCATGCGGGGTCGCACCATGTACGTCATCCCGTTCGTCATGGGCCACCTCGAGGCGGACCACCCGATGTTCGGCATCGAGGTCACCGACTCGGCCTACGTCACCGTGTCGATGCGCGTCATGGCCCGCATGGGCACCGACGTGCTGCGCCGCATCGAGGAGCTCGAGACCGCGGGCGAGGACCCGAAGTGGGTGCCCGCCCTCCACTCCGTCGGCATGCCCCTCGAGGCCGGCCAGGCCGACGTCGCGTGGCCGTGCAACGACACCAAGTACATCGTCCAGTTCCCCGAGGAGCGGATGATCTGGAGCTTCGGCTCCGGCTACGGCGGCAACGCGCTGCTCGGCAAGAAGTGCTACGCGCTGCGCATCGCCTCGGTGATGGCGCGCGACGAGGGCTGGCTCGCCGAGCACATGCTCATCCTCAAGCTCACGTCCCCGCAGGGCGTGACCAAGTACGTCGCCGCGGCCTTCCCGAGTGCGTGCGGCAAGACCAACCTCGCCATGCTCAAGCCCACCATCCCGGGCTGGAAGGTCGAGGCGATCGGCGACGACATCGCCTGGATGCGCATCGGCGAGGACGGCCGCCTGTGGGCGGTCAACCCGGAGTTCGGCTTCTTCGGCGTCGCCCCGGGCACCAACGAGCACACCAACCCGCACGCCATGGAGACCATCCGCCAGGGCAACTCGGTCTTCACCAACGTCGCGCTGACCCCGGACGGCAACGTCTGGTGGGAGGGCCTGGAGAACACCCCCGCCGAGGCCACCAGCTGGAAGGGCGAGCGCTGGACGCCCGAGCTGGCCGAGGAGACCGGTGAGCTCTCCAGCCACGCCAACAGCCGCTACTGCACCCCGATCAAGCAGTGCTCGATCCTCGCCGACGAGTACGACGACCCGCGGGGCGTGCCGATCGACGCGATCCTCTTCGGCGGCCGTCGCAAGACCACCATCCCGCTGGTGACCGAGGCCCGCGACTGGAACCACGGCACGTTCATGGGCGCCACGCTCTCCTCGGAGACCACCGCCGCCGCGGTCGGCGCCGTGGGCGTCGTACGCCGTGACCCGATGGCGATGCTGCCGTTCATCGGCTACAACGCCGGCGACTACTTCGGCCACTGGGTGGGCATCGGCAAGGACAACGACGCCGCCAAGCTGCCGAAGATCTTCTACGTCAACTGGTTCCGCCGCGGCGACGACGGTGGCTTCCTGTGGCCGGGCTTCGGAGAGAACAGCCGCGTCCTCAAGTGGGTCATCGAGCGCATCGACGGCCAGGCCGCCGCGGTCGAGACCCCCATCGGCCACGTGCCGGCGCCAGGTTCGCTCGACATCGACGGCCTCGACCTCTCCGAGGCCGAGCTCGCGCAGGCCCTCGCGGTCGACGCCGAGGAGTGGAAGGCCGAGCTGCCGCAGATCCAGGAGTGGTTCGAGAAGTTCGGCGACGACCTTCCCGCGGTGCTCTGGAGCGAGCTCGACACGCTCAAGGCGCGCCTCGACGCCTGA
- a CDS encoding phosphoenolpyruvate carboxykinase (GTP), giving the protein MADLEAVMDEAGLTNPKVREFVKEYAELTGAEHVELVNASDDARLLEEAVAAGELQMAGEGRYYSRSYYKDTARSEERTIVATNNESDRGVYNNWRPASEMKPMLHDRMRGASEGKTMYVIPYLMAPPGNELAPWAAGVELTDTRTVVLHMIRMARVGVQFVNDLEDPDSFVRAVHVTGDLEHLGQGTPDDQRYFVTVADERTILHFGSSYGGNALLGKIAHGLRQGAYDGWASRKFLAEQYMLIGIHDKETGRTYHVCGGFPSASGKTNLAMMAAPDALGERYHVSFYGDDIAWLWVDEESGRLMGMNPEYGVFGVAKDTNETTNPNALDSIGEGSRAIFTNVAYNPSTGEVWWEGKTPKPPTDVRGWLDWTGSPLADRKDNDTAAWAHPNSRFTTTLANVPNIAPDYDAPVGVPIDAIIFGGRTSDREPLIRAITDLAEGVYDGLTLGAEATFAAEGVDGQLRYDPMSNRPFMAYGEGDYARHYLDIVGAAKDQPIFAHVNWFQKDPDDGHFLWPGYRDNLRPLLWLLQLRNGEVEGRRTAVGILPTEAELDLAGMDVPAADLERILTIDKERWQQEMGFREEHLSQFDRMPEEIWEAHRRVAGDLDSAD; this is encoded by the coding sequence ATGGCAGATCTCGAGGCAGTGATGGACGAGGCCGGGCTGACCAACCCGAAGGTCCGAGAGTTCGTGAAGGAGTACGCCGAGCTGACGGGCGCCGAGCACGTCGAGTTGGTCAACGCCTCCGACGACGCACGTCTCCTCGAGGAGGCCGTGGCGGCCGGTGAGCTGCAGATGGCCGGCGAGGGCCGCTACTACTCCCGCAGCTACTACAAGGACACCGCTCGCTCCGAGGAGCGCACCATCGTCGCGACGAACAACGAGTCGGACCGCGGCGTCTACAACAACTGGCGTCCGGCCTCGGAGATGAAGCCGATGCTCCACGACCGGATGCGCGGCGCGTCCGAGGGCAAGACGATGTACGTCATCCCCTACCTGATGGCGCCTCCCGGCAACGAGCTCGCTCCGTGGGCCGCCGGGGTCGAGCTCACCGACACCCGCACCGTCGTCCTCCACATGATCCGGATGGCCCGCGTCGGCGTGCAGTTCGTCAACGACCTCGAGGACCCCGACTCGTTCGTCCGGGCCGTCCACGTCACCGGCGACCTCGAGCACCTCGGCCAGGGCACGCCCGACGACCAGCGCTACTTCGTCACGGTCGCCGACGAGCGCACCATCTTGCACTTCGGGTCGTCGTACGGCGGCAACGCGCTGCTCGGCAAGATCGCGCACGGCCTGCGGCAGGGTGCGTACGACGGTTGGGCGAGCAGGAAGTTCCTCGCCGAGCAGTACATGCTGATCGGCATCCACGACAAGGAGACGGGGCGGACCTACCACGTCTGCGGCGGCTTCCCGAGCGCGTCGGGCAAGACCAACCTGGCGATGATGGCGGCCCCGGATGCGCTGGGCGAGCGCTACCACGTGTCGTTCTACGGCGACGACATCGCGTGGCTGTGGGTCGACGAGGAGTCCGGCCGGCTGATGGGCATGAACCCGGAGTATGGCGTCTTCGGCGTCGCCAAGGACACCAACGAGACGACCAACCCCAACGCCCTGGACTCCATCGGCGAGGGCTCGCGGGCGATCTTCACCAACGTCGCCTACAACCCGAGCACCGGTGAGGTGTGGTGGGAGGGCAAGACGCCCAAGCCGCCGACCGACGTCCGCGGCTGGCTCGACTGGACCGGCTCGCCGCTGGCCGACCGCAAGGACAACGACACCGCGGCCTGGGCCCACCCCAACAGCCGCTTCACGACCACTCTCGCCAACGTGCCCAACATCGCGCCCGACTACGACGCGCCCGTCGGCGTGCCGATCGACGCGATCATCTTCGGCGGGCGCACCAGCGACCGCGAGCCGCTGATCCGGGCGATCACCGACCTCGCCGAGGGCGTGTACGACGGCCTGACGCTCGGCGCCGAGGCCACCTTCGCCGCCGAGGGCGTCGACGGCCAGCTGCGCTACGACCCGATGTCCAACCGCCCCTTCATGGCCTATGGCGAGGGCGACTACGCGCGCCACTACCTCGACATCGTCGGCGCGGCGAAGGACCAGCCGATCTTCGCCCACGTCAACTGGTTCCAGAAGGACCCGGACGACGGGCACTTCCTCTGGCCCGGCTACCGCGACAACCTGCGCCCGCTGCTGTGGCTGCTGCAGCTGCGCAACGGCGAGGTGGAGGGCCGGCGGACGGCCGTCGGCATCCTGCCGACGGAGGCCGAGCTCGACCTCGCCGGGATGGACGTCCCGGCCGCCGACCTCGAGCGGATCCTGACGATCGACAAGGAGCGGTGGCAGCAGGAGATGGGCTTCCGCGAGGAGCACCTGTCCCAGTTCGACCGGATGCCCGAGGAGATCTGGGAGGCCCACCGCCGCGTCGCCGGCGATCTCGACTCCGCGGACTGA
- a CDS encoding TrmB family transcriptional regulator, with the protein MFEEHASPLYEEIVTSGGIEASDARIAEGGELHAAFELLVEVGLVVKSEDGATWRAVDPAAVQARVVAPLGQQGAELIAESAHWAQSFNALSQTWRRSPSAVGAPFAEIRGLATINDYLAALASDASDEVLTAQPQYRRGIKRLSQAGAQEIEALKRGVRVRTLYQHAARRGADTRRYVAAVTAAGAEVRTLDEFFNRLLVFDRRVAVIPGHEGTDSAMVISDKSTVAYLVDMFERHWERARPFTSSETSLMRDIAAEQRAMTIRMLLEGRADPAGAKRLGVSPRTYAAYVADLKSEFEVETRFQLGYEMGKRGISGRETDESSG; encoded by the coding sequence GTGTTCGAGGAGCACGCGTCGCCCCTCTACGAGGAGATCGTGACGTCAGGAGGCATCGAGGCCTCCGATGCGCGCATCGCCGAGGGGGGCGAGCTGCACGCCGCGTTCGAGCTGCTCGTCGAGGTGGGCCTCGTGGTGAAGAGCGAGGACGGCGCGACCTGGCGGGCCGTCGATCCGGCCGCCGTCCAGGCCCGCGTGGTCGCTCCACTCGGTCAACAGGGCGCGGAGCTGATCGCGGAGTCAGCCCACTGGGCGCAGTCCTTCAACGCGCTCTCCCAGACCTGGCGTCGCTCGCCGAGCGCCGTCGGCGCCCCCTTCGCGGAGATCCGCGGGTTGGCGACCATCAACGACTACTTGGCAGCCCTGGCCAGCGACGCGAGCGACGAGGTGCTCACCGCCCAGCCGCAGTACCGGCGCGGGATCAAGAGGCTCAGCCAGGCGGGCGCCCAGGAGATCGAGGCGCTCAAGCGAGGCGTCCGCGTGCGCACGCTGTACCAGCACGCCGCGCGACGGGGGGCCGACACCCGCCGTTACGTCGCTGCGGTCACCGCCGCCGGCGCGGAGGTGCGCACCCTCGACGAGTTCTTCAACCGCCTGCTCGTCTTCGACCGGCGCGTCGCAGTGATCCCCGGCCACGAAGGCACCGACTCGGCGATGGTGATCAGCGACAAGTCGACCGTGGCCTACCTCGTCGACATGTTCGAGCGCCACTGGGAGCGGGCCCGGCCCTTCACCAGCAGCGAGACGTCGCTGATGCGCGACATCGCGGCTGAGCAGCGGGCGATGACCATCCGGATGCTGCTCGAGGGGCGCGCCGACCCGGCGGGCGCCAAGCGGCTCGGCGTCAGTCCCCGCACCTATGCGGCCTACGTCGCCGACCTGAAGAGCGAGTTCGAGGTCGAGACGCGCTTCCAGCTCGGCTACGAGATGGGCAAGCGCGGCATCTCCGGCCGGGAGACCGACGAGTCCTCAGGCTGA
- a CDS encoding helix-turn-helix domain-containing protein: MNDNDAPETTRPEYPGLISIARLAEWLGVSDHAVKKWVQAGPTSKKIPPYFRINGQVRFDPADVQDWLDKKAVR; this comes from the coding sequence GTGAACGACAACGACGCCCCCGAGACGACCCGCCCCGAGTACCCGGGTCTGATCAGCATCGCACGCTTGGCCGAGTGGCTGGGGGTGTCCGACCACGCGGTCAAGAAGTGGGTGCAGGCCGGCCCGACCTCCAAGAAGATCCCGCCCTACTTCCGGATCAACGGTCAGGTCCGGTTCGATCCCGCCGACGTCCAGGACTGGCTCGACAAAAAGGCCGTCCGATGA
- a CDS encoding glycosyltransferase family 2 protein — translation MQWLQRSVGLAIIGLATLGAGALWVAVAAGDPEAGHAPDEGLLFGIWRVFYDTEMPAPRVLLAAVGVALLLAAGVAGVERRLLTRARRSEDGNRMPLAPKLVMTETRGEYAGEVTITVLIPAHNEEGCISETLASLQSQSLPPARIVVVADNCSDGTVRLAREAGVDVYETVDNKHKKAGGLNQALAQVLPGQGDNDCVMIMDADTTLDAGFLEGAAKRLTNDRALMAVGGLFYGEDGFGLIGQFQRNEYTRYQRDLRRRRGRVFVLTGTASVFRPRALRAVAEERGKILPGVPGDVYDTIALTEDNELTIALKTLGALMISPSECTVVTEVMPSWRGLWAQRLRWQRGALENLGAYGLRPQTFRYWMQQLGIGYGVIALAAYLLLIILMILATSNWVWFPFWIGIGLVFTLERVVTVWRGGWGARWLGLSLFPELFYAMFLNVVYLKGIWDLSLAKQADWKHVVQTAPGSRAEH, via the coding sequence ATGCAGTGGCTTCAACGGTCGGTGGGCCTGGCGATCATCGGCTTGGCAACGCTGGGAGCGGGTGCCCTGTGGGTGGCCGTCGCAGCGGGGGACCCGGAGGCGGGTCACGCCCCCGACGAAGGGCTGCTGTTCGGCATCTGGCGGGTCTTCTACGACACCGAGATGCCGGCGCCGCGGGTGCTGCTCGCCGCCGTGGGCGTCGCCCTGCTGCTCGCGGCCGGTGTCGCCGGCGTCGAGCGGCGCCTGCTCACCCGCGCCCGCCGCAGCGAGGACGGCAACCGGATGCCCCTCGCACCCAAGCTCGTGATGACCGAGACCCGCGGGGAGTACGCCGGAGAGGTGACCATCACCGTCCTCATCCCGGCACACAACGAGGAGGGCTGCATCTCCGAGACCCTCGCCTCGCTGCAGTCGCAGTCGCTGCCTCCGGCCCGGATCGTGGTCGTCGCGGACAACTGCAGCGACGGGACGGTGCGGCTGGCCCGCGAGGCCGGCGTCGACGTCTACGAGACCGTCGACAACAAGCACAAGAAGGCCGGCGGCCTCAACCAGGCGCTCGCGCAGGTCCTCCCCGGCCAGGGCGACAACGACTGCGTGATGATCATGGACGCCGACACCACGCTCGACGCCGGCTTCCTGGAGGGCGCTGCGAAGCGCCTCACCAACGACCGGGCGCTGATGGCGGTCGGCGGGCTGTTCTACGGCGAGGACGGCTTCGGCCTGATCGGCCAGTTCCAGCGCAACGAGTACACCCGCTACCAGCGCGACCTGCGTCGTCGCCGGGGCCGGGTGTTCGTGCTCACCGGCACCGCGTCCGTGTTCCGCCCGCGCGCGCTGCGCGCGGTGGCCGAGGAGCGGGGCAAGATCCTGCCCGGCGTCCCCGGCGACGTCTACGACACGATCGCCCTGACCGAGGACAACGAGCTCACGATCGCGCTCAAGACCCTGGGCGCCCTGATGATCTCGCCGAGCGAGTGCACCGTGGTCACCGAGGTCATGCCGTCCTGGCGCGGCCTGTGGGCCCAGCGGCTGCGCTGGCAGCGCGGCGCGCTGGAGAACCTCGGCGCCTACGGCCTGCGGCCGCAGACCTTCCGCTACTGGATGCAGCAGCTCGGCATCGGCTACGGCGTCATCGCCCTCGCCGCCTACCTGCTGCTGATCATCCTGATGATCCTGGCGACCTCGAACTGGGTGTGGTTCCCGTTCTGGATCGGCATCGGCCTCGTCTTCACCCTCGAGCGGGTCGTGACGGTGTGGCGCGGCGGGTGGGGGGCCAGGTGGCTGGGGCTCTCGCTCTTCCCCGAGCTCTTCTACGCGATGTTCCTCAACGTCGTCTACCTCAAGGGGATCTGGGACCTCTCCCTGGCCAAGCAGGCGGACTGGAAGCACGTCGTCCAGACCGCTCCCGGCTCACGAGCGGAGCACTGA